One region of Solidesulfovibrio fructosivorans JJ] genomic DNA includes:
- a CDS encoding TIGR02186 family protein, with protein sequence MRRVLLVLTLCALLVPATAFAVEPPAVTVTPAAIRIGALYDGIALTVTGKAPAGAQVAVRLSGEPDTFHMKQKGKALGVLWMNLAKVTFTGAPKVFLIAASAGLPEASLDHLGIPGLAERITVDATSPDKAGLIKEFLHYQRSEKLYKDHAGTVTFGPEADGMRPFTAVLHVPSRLSPGTYSVEAFAVKDKAETALGETDVTASFVGVPAFMANMAFNHGLLFGIMASIIAIIGGFVIGQLCSGSKSGAH encoded by the coding sequence ATGCGCCGCGTACTTCTCGTCCTTACCCTGTGCGCTCTTCTGGTCCCGGCCACGGCCTTCGCCGTCGAGCCCCCGGCGGTTACGGTCACGCCCGCGGCCATCCGCATCGGCGCGCTCTATGACGGCATCGCCCTGACGGTCACGGGCAAGGCCCCGGCGGGCGCGCAAGTGGCCGTGCGCCTGTCCGGCGAACCCGACACCTTCCACATGAAGCAGAAGGGCAAGGCGCTTGGCGTGCTGTGGATGAACCTCGCCAAGGTGACCTTCACCGGCGCGCCCAAGGTGTTTCTCATCGCCGCCTCGGCCGGCCTGCCGGAAGCAAGCCTGGACCATCTGGGCATCCCCGGGCTGGCCGAGCGCATCACCGTGGACGCCACCTCCCCGGACAAGGCCGGCCTCATCAAGGAATTCCTGCATTACCAGCGCAGCGAAAAACTGTATAAGGACCATGCCGGCACGGTCACCTTCGGCCCGGAAGCCGACGGCATGCGGCCCTTTACCGCCGTGCTCCACGTGCCCTCGCGCCTGTCCCCCGGCACCTACTCCGTGGAGGCCTTCGCCGTGAAGGACAAAGCCGAGACGGCGCTCGGCGAGACGGACGTGACCGCCTCCTTCGTGGGCGTTCCGGCATTCATGGCCAACATGGCCTTCAACCACGGGCTGCTCTTCGGCATCATGGCCTCGATCATCGCCATCATCGGCGGGTTCGTCATCGGCCAGCTGTGCAGCGGCTCCAAGAGCGGGGCGCACTAA